A stretch of Chlamydiales bacterium DNA encodes these proteins:
- a CDS encoding DUF5414 family protein, with protein sequence MLDEKALLHLENTLKRIFAMKITRSTFRELQNLILSLSGGNQNFTQDLYESLLVGNAKEGLLAGSKSHDLFKNIAHQFSVLIRLAKEVFERGEFINIITSDTINNQDDVALLNRIRRIDGDEFLFISDPASTLHILQHFQGRLQDLEKTPEGKKQLNHMKKDLLTLSDKLHKMANAL encoded by the coding sequence ATGTTAGATGAAAAAGCACTATTACACCTTGAAAATACCTTAAAGCGTATTTTTGCAATGAAAATTACACGCTCTACATTTCGTGAGCTTCAAAACTTGATTCTATCTTTGAGTGGAGGAAATCAAAATTTTACCCAAGACCTCTATGAATCCTTACTTGTAGGCAATGCAAAAGAAGGACTTTTAGCAGGATCTAAATCACATGATCTATTTAAGAACATTGCACATCAATTTTCTGTACTGATTCGCCTTGCAAAAGAAGTTTTTGAACGGGGTGAATTCATCAATATTATCACATCCGATACAATCAATAATCAAGATGACGTTGCCCTTCTAAACCGTATCCGCAGGATAGATGGCGATGAATTCTTATTTATTTCAGACCCTGCAAGCACTCTACATATTCTACAGCATTTCCAAGGACGCCTCCAAGACCTTGAAAAAACACCTGAGGGCAAAAAACAACTCAATCACATGAAAAAGGACCTTCTTACACTCAGTGATAAACTCCATAAAATGGCAAATGCCCTGTAA
- the purB gene encoding adenylosuccinate lyase, which yields MTKHVYESPLKLRYASDEMLYLFSKHSKYTTWRRLWIALAKAEKHIGLNITKEQIDELENAIHSIDYEAVKTHEELTQHDVMAHLYAYGDICPLAKPILHLGATSAFITDNADLLLIKQAFSLLETKLKALCKSLAAFSKQYKATICLSYTHLQPATPTTVGKRAALWLQDFLFDMQDLAYRQSTLSFLGLKGATGTQSSFLSLVKGDSQKVQELENFIAKELGFSKVLPLSGQTYTRKQDVHILNVLSGIAITAHKCANDLRLLAHLKEIEEPFESAQVGSSAMPHKRNPILMERICSLSRFVIALSENPSYTAATQWLERSLDDSANRRLVLPEAFLTADAILNLMLHCFNNLSVYPKIIEAHIKEELPFLLTEEILMVATKKGGDRQLLHEALRRHCQTVSYQIKVEGKSNNLLELISNDPIFNLSKDELDKLSDIKKLSGRAEEQVDEFLKNHIE from the coding sequence ATGACTAAACATGTTTATGAGAGTCCTCTTAAATTGAGGTATGCAAGTGATGAGATGCTATACTTATTTTCTAAGCATAGCAAATACACCACTTGGAGAAGGTTATGGATAGCCCTTGCAAAGGCAGAAAAGCACATAGGTCTTAACATTACAAAAGAACAAATTGATGAATTAGAAAACGCAATCCATTCTATTGACTATGAAGCTGTAAAAACTCACGAGGAACTCACACAACACGATGTTATGGCTCACTTATATGCTTACGGTGATATTTGTCCACTGGCAAAGCCTATTCTACATCTTGGAGCCACATCCGCATTCATTACGGATAATGCCGATTTACTCTTGATTAAACAGGCTTTTTCTTTACTTGAAACTAAGTTAAAAGCGCTTTGCAAATCCCTTGCAGCCTTTTCAAAGCAATATAAAGCAACTATTTGCCTTTCTTATACACATCTTCAGCCAGCCACCCCTACAACTGTAGGAAAAAGAGCTGCACTTTGGCTGCAAGACTTTTTATTTGATATGCAAGACCTAGCTTATAGGCAAAGCACGCTCAGCTTTCTTGGTTTAAAAGGAGCAACTGGCACACAAAGCTCTTTTCTATCCCTTGTAAAAGGGGATTCTCAAAAAGTTCAAGAATTAGAAAATTTCATCGCAAAAGAACTTGGCTTTTCAAAAGTACTCCCACTCTCTGGACAAACATATACAAGAAAGCAAGACGTGCACATCTTAAACGTACTTTCTGGTATTGCCATCACTGCCCACAAGTGTGCAAACGATTTGCGTCTTTTGGCGCACTTAAAAGAGATTGAAGAGCCTTTTGAAAGCGCACAAGTAGGCTCATCGGCCATGCCTCACAAACGCAATCCTATTTTAATGGAACGCATCTGCTCTCTTTCTCGCTTTGTCATTGCATTATCTGAAAACCCATCCTATACAGCTGCAACACAATGGCTAGAGCGATCTCTTGATGACTCTGCTAATAGGCGTCTTGTACTTCCAGAAGCATTTCTTACAGCGGATGCCATCCTAAACCTAATGCTACACTGTTTTAATAACCTTTCAGTCTATCCTAAGATAATAGAAGCTCACATTAAAGAAGAGCTTCCCTTTCTACTCACAGAAGAAATTTTAATGGTGGCAACAAAAAAAGGTGGAGATCGTCAATTACTACACGAAGCTCTTAGAAGGCATTGTCAAACGGTTTCTTATCAAATAAAAGTTGAGGGAAAATCGAATAATCTCTTGGAACTAATTAGCAATGACCCTATATTCAATTTATCAAAAGATGAATTAGATAAGCTTTCAGATATCAAGAAGTTATCTGGAAGGGCAGAAGAGCAAGTAGATGAATTTTTAAAAAACCACATAGAGTAA
- a CDS encoding CT583 family protein, which produces MSKMNAILSERLKSSEEHPKMAVLAKKSASGSLTSFTGIFGSSELSEGEMHELKLLLERYSLESHDLSSDLKSLTNITVEVKAINNQAALLHGERIKRAKELLKTYKEGAFSSWLMNIYGNRQTPYNFLQYYEFYISVSKELHPLIDTLPRQAVYTLASRDAPLDKKEKVLKSFINKTKHEILMLIRELFPIHTEDKRGSSAYEKLLATFEKIHPILKDAKLTKNQKKHLETILDSFYAILGKEKDAT; this is translated from the coding sequence ATGTCAAAAATGAACGCTATTTTAAGTGAGCGCTTAAAATCAAGTGAAGAACATCCCAAAATGGCAGTCCTTGCAAAAAAAAGCGCATCTGGCTCTCTTACAAGCTTTACTGGGATCTTTGGCTCCTCCGAGCTCAGTGAAGGCGAAATGCACGAACTAAAGCTTCTACTCGAGCGCTACAGCTTAGAATCTCATGACTTATCATCTGATCTTAAATCTCTTACAAACATCACAGTAGAAGTTAAAGCGATCAATAATCAAGCAGCTCTTCTTCATGGAGAGCGCATTAAACGCGCAAAAGAACTCCTCAAAACCTATAAGGAAGGAGCTTTTTCTTCTTGGCTCATGAATATCTATGGAAACCGTCAAACACCCTATAACTTCTTACAATACTATGAATTCTATATATCCGTTTCCAAAGAATTACATCCCCTTATCGACACACTTCCAAGACAAGCTGTCTATACACTCGCAAGCAGAGATGCACCACTTGATAAAAAAGAAAAGGTTCTTAAATCATTTATAAACAAGACAAAGCATGAAATTTTAATGCTTATTCGAGAACTTTTTCCCATTCACACAGAAGACAAAAGAGGCTCAAGCGCTTACGAGAAGCTGCTTGCAACTTTTGAAAAAATACATCCTATTCTTAAGGACGCAAAACTCACTAAAAACCAAAAAAAGCATTTAGAAACAATTCTAGATTCATTCTATGCTATTTTGGGAAAAGAGAAAGACGCCACATGA